A region of Takifugu rubripes chromosome 6, fTakRub1.2, whole genome shotgun sequence DNA encodes the following proteins:
- the psmd5 gene encoding 26S proteasome non-ATPase regulatory subunit 5 — MAATIEGLLGEISGVEHPTEELQLLKTALLSIPVNALRDAVSGQRFNVIFALLNSDCREQVELCVDILERILIALSPVCLVQKYRAELQAGLTHPNDTVKILALTQIGRILEHPDAATEVLNNHDVLQAVIQCIREEKIAVAKQAIQCLSKLSHSKPGLDKLFHGDLLAVLKDVMATSDIVRYRIYELVVEISSVSPISLGYCANSSFISQLLGELTGDDVLVRATAIEMVTTLAQSQHGRQYLAQQGIMDKISNMIRGAETDSFSSLYIPGLVKFFGNLAIMDSPQQVCETYPAFQNKVFEMALDPDPVMNGVALDTLGLLGSTIEGKQVLQKTGEQFRTVLRRMSQLASSGATELRVRSLDAISQLLTLQPEQQTEDLLALTESWFHLLSKQPMDMIRNISTQPFPELHCGALRIFTAIATQPWGQRLMVSTPSFMEFVLDRSTGQTKEAKDAKFELVGSLVSSSTAVQILGSQQYISLKAYLREGPYYVSAVASVATEGAE, encoded by the exons ATGGCAGCCACCATAGAAGGTTTACTGGGGGAGATCTCCGGCGTTGAACACCCAACTGAAGAGCTACAGCTTTTAAAAACAGCGTTGTTGTCTATACCTGTCAACGCATTGAGGGACGCCGTGAGCGGACAGCGTTTCAATGTTATTTTCGCTCTCTTGAACTCTGATTGCAG GGAGCAGGTTGAGCTGTGCGTGGACATCCTTGAACGTATTTTAATAGCCCTCAGCCCAGTCTGCTTGGTGCAGAAgtacagagcagagctgcaggccgGGCTCACCCATCCTAATGACACTGTTAAAATACTGGCATTGACCCAG ATTGGCAGGATATTGGAGCACCCTGACGCTGCCACTGAAGTCCTCAACAACCACGATGTTCTTCAAGCAGTCATTCAGTGCATTAGAGAAGAGAAGATTGCTGTTGCGAAACAG gcCATTCAGTGTTTGTCTAAATTGAGTCATTCCAAGCCAGGGCTGGACAAGCTGTTCCACGGCGACTTGCTGGCGGTTCTGAAGGATGTAATGGCTACTAGTGACATCGTCAGATACAGAATATATGAG CTGGTCGTGGAAATCTCATCCGTGTCTCCCATCTCTCTCGGTTACTGTGCCAACAGCAGCTTCATCTCACAGCTGCTTGGAGAGCTGACAGGCGATGATGTCTTGGTCAG AGCTACGGCCATTGAGATGGTGACCACTCTAGCCCAAAGCCAGCATGGACGACAGTATCTGGCTCAGCAGGGTATAATGGACAAGATTTCCAACATGATCAGAGGTGCCGAGACTGattccttttcctccctttacATTCCAG GGTTGGTAAAGTTCTTTGGAAACTTGGCCATCATGGACAGCCCTCAGCAGGTTTGTGAAACCTACCCGGCCTTTCAGAACAAAGTTTTTGAGATGGCCCTTGACCCAGACCCTGTAATGAACGGCGTGGCTCTAGACACTTTGGGATTACTCGGCTCCACTATAGAGGGAAAGCAGGTCCTTCAAAAGACAG gtgaaCAGTTTAGGACTGTGTTGAGAAGAATGAGCCAGCTCGCCAGTTCTGGAGCTACAGAGCTCAGAGTGCGCAGCCTGGATGCTATATCACAACTTCTCACTCTACAG CCGGAGCAGCAGACGGAAGACCTCTTGGCGTTGACAGAGTCCTGGTTCCACCTGCTGTCTAAACAGCCCATGGACATGATCCGCAACATCAGCACTCAGCCTTTTCCAGAGCTGCACTGCGGAGCTTTAAGAATATTCACA GCTATTGCCACTCAGccctggggtcagaggttaatGGTCAGCACTCCCAGTTTCATGGAGTTTGTTTTGGATCGTTCGACGGGCCAGACGAAGGAGGCCAAAGATGCAAAGTTTGAGCTGGTGGGATCGCTCGTGTCTTCGTCCACAGCTGTGCAGATTCTGGGCAGCCAGCAGTACATCAGTCTGAAGGCTTATCTGAGAGAGGGACCTTACTACGTTTCAGCCGTGGCCTCAGTCGCCACAGAAGGAGCTGAGTGA
- the b3galt9 gene encoding putative UDP-GlcNAc:betaGal beta-1,3-N-acetylglucosaminyltransferase has translation MQCSLCKLRTHQWSFLLFNVLLFHALLFGADFVEEYLLQPTPGVYTDGMVIDVREKARKLDLSVARENISQDYTIANPSACGKSDLFLLTLVFSSVANNTQRDAIRRTWANQTSIQGFPSHVLFFLGSSHSSAAQKALMAESDLHGDVVQGHSVDDSSLRGPTERTILALRWVITFCPVARFVLLTEDAVFLNLPSIGGYLLGLHRHPENLYLGRVIQRESPERDPNSPGYLSPALYPGKYLPEYCDGTAYVLSQDVIRKVYVAASAVHLPVPVDVFVGFCAQRAGVAPTHSARWVGDKHVRYNACCYRYLFNSARMRPDELDRVWADMRQKDGRCSLLRTYYGVVTCKTLTYLNKLPFFHSDGQY, from the exons ATGCAG TGCTCCCTGTGCAAACTGCGCACCCACCAGtggtctttccttctcttcaatGTGCTTCTCTTCCATGCCCTGTTGTTTGGGGCTGACTTTGTAGAGGAGTACCTCCTGCAGCCCACCCCTGGGGTTTACACGGATGGCATGGTTATCGACGTGAGGGAGAAAGCGAGGAAGCTGGACCTGAGCGTCGCCAGGGAAAATATATCCCAGGATTATACGATTGCTAACCCCAGTGCCTGCGGGAAGTCTGACCTCTTTCTCCTCACCCTAGTCTTTAGTTCGGTGGCTAATAACACACAAAGAGATGCTATCAGGAGGACGTGGGCCAACCAGACTTCCATCCAAGGCTTCCCATCACATGTTCTCTTCTTCTTGGGATCATCTCACTCTTCTGCTGCACAAAAGGCTCTCATGGCTGAATCTGACCTCCATGGAGACGTCGTCCAGGGTCATTCTGTGGATGATTCCTCGCTCCGTGGCCCAACTGAGAGGACAATTCTTGCACTCCGCTGGGTGATCACCTTTTGTCCTGTGGCACGCTTTGTTCTGCTGACCGAGGATGCTGTTTTCCTCAACCTCCCCTCCATTGGAGGTTATCTTCTAGGCCTGCACAGGCACCCTGAGAATCTGTATCTGGGTAGGGTGATCCAGAGGGAATCACCAGAAAGAGATCCCAACAGCCCTGGCTACTTGTCGCCAGCTCTGTACCCTGGCAAGTATCTGCCTGAATACTGTGATGGGACTGCTTATGTCCTGTCCCAGGATGTGATCCGGAAGGTGTACGTGGCAGCGTCGGCGGTGCATTTGCCCGTACCTGTGGATGTGTTTGTAGGCTTTTGTGCTCAGAGGGCGGGTGTGGCACCAACCCACAGTGCCCGGTGGGTCGGAGACAAACACGTCCGCTACAATGCCTGCTGTTACCGATATCTGTTTAACTCAGCCAGAATGAGACCTGATGAATTGGACAGAGTGTGGGCAGACATGAGGCAGAAGGATGGACGATGTTCACTGTTACGGACCTATTATGGGGTGGTGACTTGTAAGACTCTTACTTATCTGAATAAACTGCCCTTTTTTCACTCTGATGGCCaatattaa